Proteins co-encoded in one Afipia sp. P52-10 genomic window:
- a CDS encoding AtpZ/AtpI family protein: protein MKDTRGEGLGKDQTNDQPPSDEAALSARLNRLGQRLSTLRGDRELEEQRAGNEEQATRAKASAMAIGLRLSTELVAGVLVGALLGWGFDRFLSTSPWGLMIFLMVGFAAGVMNVMRSAGVIARQSARLDNRKPD from the coding sequence ATGAAGGACACACGAGGCGAAGGACTTGGCAAAGATCAGACGAACGACCAACCGCCGTCTGACGAGGCCGCGCTCTCTGCAAGGCTGAACCGTCTCGGTCAGCGGCTCTCCACACTTCGGGGCGACCGCGAGCTTGAGGAACAGCGAGCCGGAAACGAGGAGCAAGCGACACGGGCCAAGGCCTCGGCCATGGCCATCGGGTTGCGTCTCTCGACCGAACTCGTTGCCGGGGTCCTCGTTGGGGCGCTTCTCGGTTGGGGTTTCGACCGTTTCCTGTCGACGTCTCCCTGGGGGCTCATGATCTTCCTGATGGTCGGCTTCGCCGCCGGCGTCATGAACGTGATGCGGTCCGCAGGTGTGATCGCAAGGCAGTCAGCGCGTCTGGATAACCGCAAGCCGGACTGA
- a CDS encoding F0F1 ATP synthase subunit C: MDPVAAKYIGAGIAAIGMGGAAVGVGNIFSQFLNGALRNPSAAQSQFANLIFGFAVTEALGIFSLLIALLLLFAV, translated from the coding sequence ATGGATCCAGTCGCAGCAAAGTACATCGGTGCCGGTATCGCGGCGATCGGCATGGGCGGCGCCGCCGTCGGCGTGGGCAACATCTTCAGCCAGTTCCTCAACGGCGCGCTGCGTAACCCATCGGCCGCGCAGAGCCAGTTCGCGAACCTGATCTTCGGCTTCGCCGTGACCGAAGCGCTCGGCATCTTCTCGCTGCTGATCGCGCTGCTGTTGCTGTTCGCCGTTTGA
- a CDS encoding 2-hydroxychromene-2-carboxylate isomerase, which produces MARQLDYYFSMVSPWAYIGHGLFCDLARQHGCTVNYKPVFLGELFAETGGLPLAKRHPARQRYRMMELQRWREKRGLDFHLQPKHWPADPKLADGVVLAAIEAKHDPEPFMRAAFKSIWEDQRDIADKDTVIALADQVGLPGAALVGRADAPEIAAAYEQNRQDAIAADVFGSPGYVLDGEVFWGQDRIELLADALASGRKPFRSIA; this is translated from the coding sequence ATGGCACGTCAGCTCGACTACTATTTCTCGATGGTTTCGCCATGGGCCTATATCGGCCATGGGCTGTTTTGCGATCTCGCGCGGCAGCACGGCTGCACAGTCAACTACAAGCCGGTGTTTCTGGGCGAGCTGTTCGCGGAGACCGGCGGTCTGCCGCTCGCCAAGCGGCATCCGGCGCGGCAGCGCTACCGGATGATGGAGCTGCAGCGCTGGCGCGAGAAGCGCGGCTTGGACTTCCACCTGCAGCCCAAGCACTGGCCGGCCGATCCGAAGCTCGCCGACGGCGTGGTGCTGGCGGCGATCGAGGCGAAGCACGATCCGGAGCCGTTCATGCGCGCCGCGTTCAAGAGCATCTGGGAGGACCAGCGCGACATCGCCGACAAGGATACGGTGATTGCGCTCGCCGATCAGGTGGGACTGCCGGGCGCCGCGCTGGTCGGGCGGGCCGATGCGCCGGAGATTGCCGCGGCCTACGAGCAGAACCGCCAGGATGCGATCGCTGCCGACGTGTTCGGCTCGCCGGGCTATGTGCTCGACGGCGAGGTGTTCTGGGGACAGGATCGGATCGAGCTGCTCGCCGACGCACTCGCCTCCGGCCGCAAGCCGTTCCGGTCCATCGCATGA
- a CDS encoding F0F1 ATP synthase subunit A: MADPIHQFEIQKLFSLGHIGGHEIAFTNSSAYMFAAVGLVSLLMIGGSAGKRLIPTRFQSMAELSYEFVADTLRSSAGEHGMKFFPLVFSLFMFILTANLIGIIPYTFTVTSHLIVTFALAMIVFLTMVIYGFYKNGLKFLKLFVPSGIPFYILPLIVLIEIISFFSRPISHSVRLFANMLAGHITLKVFASFVATLSAMGIAGAIGSVLPLALTIAITLLEILVAFLQAYVFAMLTCIYLNDAIHPGH, from the coding sequence ATGGCCGACCCGATTCACCAGTTCGAAATCCAGAAGCTGTTTTCGCTCGGCCATATCGGCGGGCACGAGATCGCCTTCACCAATTCCTCCGCCTACATGTTCGCCGCCGTCGGCCTCGTATCGCTGCTGATGATCGGCGGCAGCGCCGGCAAGCGGCTGATCCCGACCCGCTTCCAGTCGATGGCGGAACTGTCCTACGAATTCGTCGCCGACACCTTGCGCAGTAGCGCCGGCGAACACGGGATGAAGTTCTTCCCGCTGGTGTTCTCGCTGTTCATGTTCATCCTGACGGCGAACCTGATCGGCATCATTCCCTACACCTTCACCGTCACCAGCCACCTGATCGTCACCTTCGCCCTGGCGATGATCGTGTTCCTGACGATGGTGATCTACGGTTTCTACAAGAACGGCCTGAAATTCCTGAAGCTGTTCGTGCCGAGCGGCATCCCCTTCTACATCCTGCCGCTGATCGTGCTGATCGAGATCATCTCCTTCTTCTCGCGGCCGATTTCGCATTCGGTGCGTCTGTTCGCCAACATGCTGGCCGGCCACATCACCCTGAAGGTGTTCGCGAGCTTCGTCGCCACGCTGAGCGCGATGGGCATCGCCGGCGCGATCGGCTCGGTGCTGCCGCTGGCGCTGACCATCGCCATCACCCTGCTCGAAATCCTGGTGGCGTTCCTGCAGGCCTACGTGTTCGCGATGCTGACCTGCATCTACCTCAACGACGCCATTCACCCGGGCCACTAG
- a CDS encoding response regulator transcription factor codes for MTSRTRLIIADDHPLFRDALRGTVTHVVPSASIEEAGSFEELTKQLEQDGDVDLVLLDLSMPGISGFSGLIYLRTQYPAVPVVVVSASDDAETIRRAMDFGASGFIPKRFGVEALREALTKVLAGDVWVPADVDLSGAADPDTARLRDRLVTLTPQQVRVLMMLSEGLLNKQIAYELKVSEATIKAHVSAILQKLNVESRTQAVIVAARIAGNQWRRDDSRVS; via the coding sequence ATGACCTCCCGCACCCGTCTGATTATCGCCGACGATCACCCGCTGTTCCGCGATGCCTTGCGCGGGACGGTGACGCATGTGGTGCCCTCAGCGTCAATCGAGGAAGCGGGGTCGTTCGAGGAGCTGACCAAGCAACTCGAGCAGGACGGCGACGTCGATCTCGTGCTGCTCGATCTGTCGATGCCGGGGATCAGCGGTTTCTCCGGGCTGATCTATCTGCGCACCCAATATCCGGCGGTGCCGGTGGTGGTGGTCTCGGCCAGCGACGATGCCGAGACGATCCGCCGGGCGATGGACTTCGGCGCGTCGGGTTTCATCCCGAAGCGCTTCGGCGTCGAAGCGTTGCGCGAGGCGCTGACCAAGGTGCTCGCCGGCGACGTGTGGGTGCCGGCGGATGTCGATCTTTCCGGCGCCGCCGATCCGGACACCGCGCGCCTGCGCGACCGGCTGGTGACGCTGACGCCGCAGCAGGTGCGCGTGCTGATGATGCTGTCGGAGGGGCTGCTCAACAAGCAGATCGCCTACGAGCTGAAGGTGTCGGAGGCGACCATCAAAGCGCACGTCTCGGCGATCCTGCAGAAGCTCAATGTCGAGAGCCGCACCCAGGCGGTGATCGTCGCCGCGCGCATCGCCGGCAACCAGTGGCGGCGCGACGACTCGCGGGTGAGCTGA
- a CDS encoding secondary thiamine-phosphate synthase enzyme YjbQ, whose product MSRARSERFSRTAVQSGRIDSFASATLAIETRGESFVDFTREVRAFVADSGMVAGLVTLFVRHTSASLTIQENADPDVLTDLTTALHRLAPQGAGWVHEMEGPDDMPAHIRTMLTATSLQIPVAGGELALGTWQGIYLIEHRAAPHRREVVMQVFGVRA is encoded by the coding sequence ATGTCTCGGGCAAGATCTGAGCGCTTCTCCCGAACGGCGGTCCAGAGCGGCCGGATCGACAGTTTCGCCTCGGCGACGCTGGCGATCGAGACCCGTGGTGAGAGCTTCGTCGACTTCACCCGCGAGGTGCGCGCCTTCGTCGCCGACAGCGGCATGGTGGCGGGCCTGGTCACGCTGTTCGTGCGGCATACCTCGGCGTCGCTGACGATCCAGGAGAATGCCGATCCGGATGTGCTGACCGATCTCACCACGGCGCTGCACCGGCTCGCGCCGCAGGGAGCCGGCTGGGTGCATGAGATGGAGGGGCCGGACGATATGCCGGCGCATATCCGCACCATGCTGACGGCGACGTCGCTGCAGATTCCGGTGGCGGGCGGCGAACTCGCGCTCGGCACCTGGCAGGGCATCTACCTGATCGAACATCGCGCCGCGCCGCACCGACGCGAGGTGGTGATGCAGGTTTTCGGTGTGCGGGCGTGA